TGCTGGTACTTTTGCTGTTACTAAATTGTTAACCATCGATCAAGATTACTGGCAGGTGAGTAATCTTCTTTCTCGCTTCAGAATAGTAATTTTTCACAATTGTCTTTAAATTTCGTGATATTGGATATTAGTTATCGAACTGATTATCACAAAGGAACTGTAAGAAATCTCATAATTTATTCGAGTTCCTTTATCGAATTAGATTTGGTTGTAAGCTGTTGTATGGATGAAGGTAGGGGAAGAAGGTTTGTTCCAATATTCTATCCTAATTTAGAGTGTGAAGCTCAATTTCCAAGCAACATATCCGCTCTTAACTTGATAGAGAAAATTTGTATCCTATCTGAATTGGCCATAATGCTCAGCTTCAAGTTTTTCTAATATCCGAGCGGTAACGGTGCCTGATATGGTTTTGCATTATCACTGTGATGCAGAAAAGAGAAATTGTTGTTCTAGTTGAAATTTAGTTCATTTTCTGTTTTTTGTGTTTACTAGGGATGGACTTTCTATGAGATACTAAGATATGCACCTCAACATAACTGGGCTGCGTACGAGGAAGCTTTAAAAACAAACCCTGTTCTAGCTAAAATGGTGATAAGTGGGGTTGTCTACTCTGTTGGGGATTGGATTGCACAGGTAATTAGTGTTTCTCTTGTTCAAAGGATTTCTGGTTCCTGCGCATCAAGTTTCTTTGCATATTTTTGAGTCCCTATTATTTCTGTAGTGCTTCGAAGGAAAACCTCTCTTTGAGTTCGATCGTACGCGTATGTTCAGATCAGGACTCGTAGGATTCACTCTTCATGGATCACTTTCTCACTATTATTACCAATTCTGCGAGGTGACTGTCATTGTTGAAGTTTTGTTTGGTGGTGTTTTATTTTTCTAAACTCTGTAGTGAACTGTCATTGAAACAAGGTTCCTccaatttgcagtctcttattcCCTACAACGATTGGTGGTGGGTCCTAGCCAAAGTTGCTTTTGATCAAACTGCCTGGGCAGCTCTTTGGAACAGCATTTACTTTGTTGTTTTAGGTCTACTGCGTTTCGAATCCCCAGCCAATATTTTTGGTGAACTAAAGGCTACATTTGTGCCCATGCTAACTGTAAGCAACTCTTCTGCTCTTACTCTTCACGTTTACAAATACAGAAATTCCCTTGATTTCCAAAATCTGATTATTTCTCTCCTCTTAGGAGTTGAGGTTAGCTCTACAGAGCTGACATCAGATCTGAACTGATGTACTTTTCCTTCAATTATCTATATATTCAGGATTGGGTACAATATTTgaagtatttttgtttttgttccttGGCTTAACAGGCAGGGTGGAAGCTCTGGCCTTTTGCTCATCTGATTACCTATGGCGTTGTCCCAGTTGAACAAAGGCTTTTGTGGGTGGACTGTGTAGAGCTCATTTGGGTGACCATTCTGTCGACGTGAGTGCCTAACATGATACGTTCTAGATTTTCAATAACTCTAACAAGGATGAactattttcatctctttataTTTCCCGTCTCTCTCTATGTGTGACGAGACAAAGTTCATGTCTAATTGAGATGGTTGTTTTTGTGTTTCTAGATATTCAAATGAGAAatcagaagcaagaattgatGCATCATTAGAGCAAGACTCCATATCTTCAGCGATCAGTTCTCCCGAGGTAATGTTCTGGACATTTTGTCACCCCGTTGTAGCACTTTAATTACAGTTACTATTGACCTACAAAATATTAATGCGTCGCTCTGCTCAATTTTTTACCAGGAGTAAATGAATTCCGGATCACCATCAGATTTCTGATAAAAAGGTCACTTCCGTCATTAGGGAGGTAGCTGATAGCCTGATAGAAATGGGATAAGACCTCTCTTTTCCAATATGGGGTTGAAAGGTAAACTACAAAGACAGTGTTAATGGAAAAATGCAACTGAAGGGTATGGCTTGTCGCAACACCTTGAGTTCTCACTTAGATGTAATATGTATATTGTATAACTTGGTCTCCACTCTCCATTGTGTAAGACCCATGTAATCATTTTATACTGATTTATACAGAATCATAAGAAGATAATATGTATATacaatgaaaataaaattttgtcaGTAAGATCTTATTCTATGTTTTGGTAGGTTAATGTTGTAAGAAAAACAAACTCATAACACGGAAAATGGAAGAAGAATTGACTACCGAAAACACTAATAATTCGTACACGAACTTGCCCATTGGTAAAATGATGAAACCGCCTATGATCCCTTAAAAGAAACTCACAACCACAAATCTAAGACACAAGCTTCACAAAAACATGACAGTTTCCTCCTTATGGAGATTATAACCGGATAAAGGGTAGCGGTGTTGATGTTGAATAGGGCTTATGGTCTCCTTATGGAGATTATA
This is a stretch of genomic DNA from Papaver somniferum cultivar HN1 chromosome 1, ASM357369v1, whole genome shotgun sequence. It encodes these proteins:
- the LOC113306057 gene encoding uncharacterized protein LOC113306057 → MASVNSFATQRFLPITNSITNRESKALKFSVKGLSGSSSLQKNFYNKSTNLITRLKQKKIDCVVVKSSVTDVKSSDSLDQNEGVIIAHQIEIEYENSLSNNDNPVGELSNEGRVLSFEVAGELKGISSSSATTTSISSDSEDRAEGGEEDVKKLIDRSINAAIVLTAGTFAVTKLLTIDQDYWQGWTFYEILRYAPQHNWAAYEEALKTNPVLAKMVISGVVYSVGDWIAQCFEGKPLFEFDRTRMFRSGLVGFTLHGSLSHYYYQFCESLIPYNDWWWVLAKVAFDQTAWAALWNSIYFVVLGLLRFESPANIFGELKATFVPMLTAGWKLWPFAHLITYGVVPVEQRLLWVDCVELIWVTILSTYSNEKSEARIDASLEQDSISSAISSPEE